A genomic region of Lysinibacillus sp. 2017 contains the following coding sequences:
- the pstB gene encoding phosphate ABC transporter ATP-binding protein PstB, with translation MEKENILHLPENKSTVMQSNGFNLWYGEHHALKNINLDMKENEVTAIIGPSGCGKSTYIKALNRMVELVPGVRTTGEINYRGRNIFDSKFEVEEIRTKVGMVFQKPNPFPKSIYDNIAYGPRIHGIKNKKILDEIVEKSLCGAAIWDEVKDRLHQNAYSLSGGQQQRICIARCLAIEPDVILMDEPTSALDPISTLKIEELVQDMKKSYSIVIVTHNMQQAARISDKTAFFLNGEVIEFDRTTKIFSTPKDQRTEDYISGRFG, from the coding sequence ATGGAAAAGGAAAATATCTTGCATTTACCTGAAAATAAATCGACGGTTATGCAATCAAATGGCTTTAATCTTTGGTACGGTGAACATCATGCGTTAAAAAATATAAATTTAGACATGAAAGAAAATGAAGTGACGGCAATTATTGGACCTTCAGGGTGTGGAAAATCGACATATATTAAAGCGTTAAATCGTATGGTCGAACTTGTACCAGGAGTCCGTACTACCGGGGAAATCAACTACCGAGGACGTAATATTTTCGATTCTAAGTTTGAAGTAGAAGAAATTCGTACGAAAGTGGGAATGGTTTTTCAAAAGCCAAATCCATTCCCAAAGTCGATTTATGATAATATCGCTTATGGTCCCCGCATTCACGGGATTAAAAACAAAAAGATATTAGATGAAATTGTAGAAAAATCCCTATGTGGCGCGGCGATTTGGGATGAAGTGAAAGATCGTTTACATCAAAATGCATATAGCCTTTCAGGTGGTCAGCAGCAACGCATTTGTATTGCTCGTTGTTTGGCAATTGAGCCAGATGTTATTTTAATGGATGAGCCAACGAGTGCACTGGACCCAATTTCAACATTAAAAATAGAAGAACTCGTACAAGATATGAAGAAGTCCTATTCCATTGTTATTGTCACGCATAATATGCAGCAAGCAGCGCGAATAAGTGATAAAACCGCATTCTTTTTGAATGGGGAAGTTATCGAGTTTGATCGAACAACTAAAATTTTCTCAACACCAAAAGATCAGCGTACAGAAGATTACATTTCCGGGCGTTTTGGTTAA
- the pstA gene encoding phosphate ABC transporter permease PstA, translating to MRYLQHDLVMKRMNKRLLSNKIWKMMFMIVTSFAMIALVILLYRIVSQGLSYLDFDFLMNFASRIPENAGIKAALVGSLWLMSVVAPVSIVIGVGTAIYLEEYARQNRLNDFIRVNISNLAGVPSIVFGLLGLTIFVRLFGFDKSILAAGLTMSLLILPVIIVAAQEAIRAVPNEQREASYGIGATKWQTIVRVVLPSAIPGIVTGSILALSRAIGETAPLVVIGIPVILQFLPTGYLDTFTALPMQIFDWAKRPQEEFQFVASAGIIVLLVVLISMNSVAIIIRNKFQKRH from the coding sequence ATGCGCTATTTGCAACATGATTTAGTGATGAAACGAATGAATAAGCGGCTTCTTTCCAATAAAATTTGGAAAATGATGTTTATGATTGTAACAAGTTTTGCCATGATTGCTCTCGTAATATTACTTTACCGAATTGTATCACAGGGTTTAAGTTATTTGGATTTTGATTTTCTTATGAATTTTGCTTCGCGTATTCCTGAAAATGCGGGGATAAAGGCTGCACTTGTAGGTTCTCTATGGTTGATGTCAGTTGTAGCGCCAGTTTCGATTGTTATTGGGGTTGGTACTGCGATTTATTTAGAGGAGTATGCAAGACAAAATAGGCTAAATGATTTTATACGCGTGAATATCTCAAATTTAGCAGGAGTACCTTCCATTGTGTTTGGATTATTAGGGTTAACGATTTTTGTGAGGCTATTTGGATTTGATAAAAGTATATTGGCCGCTGGATTGACGATGAGTTTGTTAATTCTACCTGTCATCATTGTAGCAGCTCAAGAGGCCATTCGTGCGGTCCCTAATGAACAGCGTGAAGCATCTTACGGGATTGGTGCAACAAAATGGCAAACAATTGTACGTGTCGTATTACCTTCAGCTATTCCAGGTATCGTAACAGGAAGCATTTTAGCTTTATCTCGCGCGATTGGTGAAACAGCACCACTTGTTGTCATTGGTATACCTGTCATTCTACAATTTTTACCTACAGGTTATTTGGATACATTTACAGCGTTGCCTATGCAAATTTTCGATTGGGCCAAGCGTCCACAAGAAGAATTTCAGTTCGTAGCATCAGCAGGAATCATCGTTCTGTTGGTTGTATTAATTTCGATGAACTCCGTTGCTATTATTATTCGAAATAAATTTCAAAAACGTCACTAG
- the pstC gene encoding phosphate ABC transporter permease subunit PstC produces MTTKQQEKPSVQQLIVKSHNRKGKKTIEKLVPVLLFLTATISVLTTFGIVFTLIFETFEFFSRVSLMDYLFGKEWLPFSGKEPLYGILPLLLGTFKVTCIALLVAVPFGLGAAIYLSEYASERVRKTVKPILEVLAGVPTIVYGFFALTFVTPILQVIVPNLKIFNAVSPGMVVGIMILPMIISMSEDAMSSVPSSIREGAFGLGATKFEVATKVVLPAALSGIVASIVLGISRAIGETMIVSLAGGATPKFDFGFTDSIQTMTAYIVQVTTGDAGYGTTIYYSIYAVGFTLFIFTLAMNLLATYISKRFREEY; encoded by the coding sequence ATGACAACAAAACAGCAGGAAAAACCTTCAGTGCAGCAATTAATTGTCAAATCTCATAATCGCAAAGGAAAGAAAACGATAGAAAAGCTCGTACCAGTACTATTATTTTTAACCGCAACAATATCGGTACTTACAACGTTTGGCATTGTTTTCACGCTCATCTTTGAAACATTTGAATTTTTTTCACGCGTCTCATTAATGGATTATTTATTTGGCAAAGAGTGGCTTCCGTTTTCAGGAAAAGAACCGTTGTACGGTATATTACCGCTCCTACTTGGGACATTTAAAGTAACATGTATCGCGCTATTAGTGGCTGTTCCATTTGGATTAGGTGCCGCCATTTATTTGAGTGAATATGCTTCAGAACGTGTTCGTAAAACTGTCAAGCCGATTTTAGAGGTGTTGGCAGGTGTTCCTACAATTGTTTATGGATTTTTTGCCCTGACATTTGTAACGCCTATTTTACAAGTAATTGTACCAAATTTAAAGATTTTTAACGCTGTAAGTCCAGGGATGGTTGTAGGGATTATGATTTTGCCAATGATCATCTCCATGTCTGAAGATGCGATGAGTTCGGTACCTAGTTCGATACGAGAAGGTGCATTTGGATTGGGTGCGACCAAATTTGAAGTTGCGACTAAAGTCGTGCTACCAGCAGCTTTGTCGGGAATTGTTGCATCTATTGTGCTAGGCATTTCCCGGGCAATTGGAGAGACAATGATTGTTTCACTAGCTGGTGGGGCAACACCAAAATTCGACTTTGGCTTTACAGACTCCATCCAAACGATGACCGCTTATATTGTACAAGTTACTACAGGAGATGCAGGTTATGGCACAACGATTTATTACTCGATCTATGCAGTTGGTTTTACGTTATTTATCTTCACATTAGCAATGAATTTACTAGCGACTTACATTTCAAAACGCTTCCGAGAGGAGTATTAA
- a CDS encoding PstS family phosphate ABC transporter substrate-binding protein: MKKWQYLTSSALLCSALFLGACGEENDASSAEGTTDQSESGNVQLSGSVTGDGSSTVAPITEAIVEEYAAVQKDVRVAVGVSGTGGGFEKFINGETDFSNASRPIKDSEIEELAAAGIEFTEFEIAYDGLSVVVHPENTWAKDLTVEQLKQIWIEDGTTKKWSDIDPSWPAEEIVFYSPGSDSGTYDYFDEVILDGEDIVKAATLSEDDNVLVQGVTADKNAIGYFGYAYYLENKDKLQVVSVDGIKPTNETIESGEYSPLSRPLFVYVKNSAIKENEATYDFIKFTLEHAGEMAEVVGYVSLPAEKYKASLEDLEGLK; this comes from the coding sequence ATGAAAAAGTGGCAGTACTTAACATCATCGGCATTACTTTGTTCGGCATTATTTTTAGGGGCATGTGGAGAAGAAAATGATGCTTCATCCGCAGAAGGAACTACAGATCAATCGGAATCAGGCAATGTTCAATTATCAGGTAGTGTAACAGGCGATGGTTCATCAACGGTAGCGCCAATCACGGAAGCAATCGTTGAGGAATACGCAGCTGTACAAAAAGATGTACGTGTAGCAGTTGGTGTTTCGGGTACTGGCGGCGGATTCGAAAAATTTATCAATGGAGAAACTGATTTTTCCAATGCATCACGTCCAATAAAAGATTCTGAAATAGAAGAATTAGCTGCTGCAGGAATTGAATTCACGGAATTTGAAATAGCATACGATGGATTGTCTGTAGTCGTTCATCCAGAAAATACATGGGCAAAAGATTTAACGGTAGAACAATTAAAACAAATTTGGATTGAAGATGGCACGACAAAAAAATGGTCGGATATTGACCCGTCATGGCCAGCAGAAGAAATTGTGTTCTATTCTCCAGGATCAGATTCAGGAACTTACGATTACTTTGATGAAGTCATTTTAGATGGGGAAGACATCGTGAAGGCTGCAACTTTATCAGAAGATGATAACGTACTAGTACAGGGCGTTACGGCAGATAAAAATGCGATTGGTTACTTCGGTTATGCGTATTACCTTGAAAATAAAGACAAGCTACAAGTTGTATCTGTTGATGGAATTAAACCAACAAATGAAACGATTGAATCAGGTGAATATTCTCCATTATCTCGTCCACTATTTGTCTATGTTAAAAATAGTGCTATAAAGGAAAATGAAGCAACCTATGATTTCATAAAATTTACACTTGAACATGCAGGAGAAATGGCAGAAGTTGTTGGTTATGTAAGCTTACCCGCTGAAAAATATAAAGCCAGCTTAGAGGATCTAGAAGGCTTAAAATAA
- a CDS encoding response regulator, with amino-acid sequence MRKKAFNAIIIIGAISNAIILANMNTPIWLIIVMSIVYIAIFTGAIYLMEPRLVKMERQQNLKAYPFLRELLDAKKMTITLRDGIILYNATFEGYKSKRDATTLLIHVHTVKTKKAPSSITEHEIKLMDIKSIKKVQ; translated from the coding sequence ATGCGTAAAAAAGCTTTTAATGCCATCATCATCATCGGGGCAATCAGTAATGCCATTATCTTGGCGAATATGAATACACCGATTTGGCTCATTATTGTCATGTCGATTGTATACATAGCGATTTTTACAGGAGCGATCTATTTAATGGAACCCCGTCTTGTTAAAATGGAACGCCAACAAAACTTAAAAGCTTACCCGTTTTTAAGAGAGTTATTGGATGCCAAAAAAATGACGATTACATTGCGCGATGGCATTATTCTATATAATGCTACATTTGAAGGGTATAAGAGTAAACGAGATGCGACAACATTGTTAATTCATGTACATACAGTAAAAACAAAAAAGGCACCATCATCTATAACAGAACATGAAATAAAACTAATGGATATTAAGTCTATAAAAAAGGTTCAATAA
- a CDS encoding penicillin-binding transpeptidase domain-containing protein, which produces MRKLPQNRAASPKANQASLTFRMNVLFFAIFVLFSVLIFRLGYLQIVNGEDYVRKLEQQEEVRVNTSVPRGRIFDRYGRVLVDNEPENAITYTKMQTTKSAEMLEIAEKLAGLIDQPTEKVTHRDKLDFWILRNPDKAKEKVTQEEMTKFSQQNEELEQKEINAEYDRRLRERITDAELAQLSDLDLEMLAIYREMTTGYNLSPQIIKGENVTAEEFARVSEQLSELPGVNTTTDWKRVRLSSLAILGRTTIPSKGVPKSKLNYYLARDYSRNDRVGESYFEAQYEEILQGEKSVVKNLTNKKGQVVETMTTFAGEPGKDLVSTIDVELQAKAEEVMEQKLLELKAMGGSYLLDRGFFVMMNPNTGELLSVVGKKIEYDEETGKPYILDYSYGAFTTAYEAGSSVKAATVLMGYNEGVIKPGTVMLDSPMHIGNLTLNSLFNESGSLMIDDLTALERSSNVYMFKVAMGVGGRSYTPGMRFSLNSDTLQTMRNEYAQFGLGVPTGIDLPGETTGYQANPDTDVKLLNLAIGQFDTYTPMQLAQYISTIANGGYRIQPRMLKEIRKPSTDGENLGPVVEEITPTVLNKIQNSKEEIDHVKEGLYRVYNGSNGSARSAFADAKYTAAGKTGTAQVVYYGPQKDKYGTDTINNVHVGFAPYENPEVAYAVIFPWSTTNFSVHLSQANKAAREILDYYFELKEKYAKEGLTTSDVEKPIIKHSDEKLEEDEEEQKVNE; this is translated from the coding sequence TTGCGAAAATTACCGCAAAATCGTGCAGCGAGTCCGAAAGCAAATCAAGCAAGTCTCACATTTCGGATGAACGTCCTTTTCTTTGCAATATTTGTGCTTTTCTCAGTATTAATATTCCGTTTAGGTTATTTACAAATTGTAAATGGCGAGGATTACGTACGAAAATTAGAGCAACAAGAAGAAGTACGGGTCAATACAAGTGTGCCACGTGGACGTATTTTTGACCGTTATGGACGAGTTTTAGTAGATAACGAACCAGAAAATGCGATAACGTATACGAAGATGCAGACAACAAAGTCTGCTGAAATGCTTGAAATTGCTGAAAAGTTAGCGGGATTAATTGATCAGCCAACGGAAAAAGTTACACATCGTGATAAGCTCGATTTCTGGATATTACGAAATCCAGATAAAGCGAAAGAAAAAGTAACGCAAGAAGAAATGACTAAATTCAGTCAACAAAACGAAGAGCTTGAACAAAAGGAAATTAATGCAGAATATGATCGTCGTCTCCGCGAACGTATCACAGATGCAGAACTAGCTCAGCTTTCAGATTTAGATTTAGAAATGCTTGCGATTTATCGTGAAATGACAACTGGCTATAACTTATCACCTCAGATTATTAAAGGGGAAAATGTAACTGCCGAAGAGTTCGCACGAGTTTCCGAACAGCTATCTGAATTACCGGGGGTTAATACAACAACCGACTGGAAACGTGTTCGATTATCTTCATTAGCAATTTTAGGACGAACTACGATTCCAAGTAAAGGTGTCCCTAAATCAAAACTAAATTACTATTTAGCACGTGATTATTCACGTAATGATCGTGTCGGAGAAAGTTATTTCGAAGCGCAATATGAAGAGATTCTTCAAGGTGAAAAATCGGTTGTGAAAAACTTAACAAACAAAAAAGGTCAAGTTGTTGAAACGATGACAACTTTTGCTGGGGAACCAGGTAAAGATTTAGTCTCAACAATTGATGTGGAGCTACAAGCGAAGGCAGAAGAAGTAATGGAACAGAAATTACTCGAACTAAAAGCTATGGGTGGTTCCTATTTATTAGACCGAGGATTTTTCGTTATGATGAATCCAAATACGGGAGAATTATTATCTGTCGTTGGTAAAAAGATTGAGTACGATGAAGAAACAGGCAAACCTTATATTCTAGACTATTCATATGGGGCATTTACTACCGCCTATGAAGCAGGTTCTTCTGTTAAAGCAGCAACTGTTTTAATGGGATATAATGAAGGTGTTATTAAACCTGGTACAGTAATGCTCGATTCACCAATGCATATTGGTAATTTGACATTGAACTCACTATTCAATGAATCAGGTAGTCTTATGATCGATGATTTAACCGCATTAGAGCGTTCATCAAACGTCTATATGTTTAAAGTCGCGATGGGTGTTGGTGGGCGTTCTTATACACCAGGTATGCGTTTTAGCTTGAATTCAGATACATTACAAACGATGCGTAATGAATATGCACAATTTGGTTTAGGTGTTCCGACAGGGATTGATTTACCTGGTGAAACAACGGGTTATCAAGCAAACCCCGATACAGATGTTAAGTTATTAAACTTAGCAATTGGTCAGTTCGACACGTATACACCGATGCAATTGGCACAATATATTTCTACAATTGCCAATGGTGGTTATCGAATTCAACCACGTATGTTAAAAGAAATTCGAAAACCTTCTACGGATGGTGAAAACTTAGGTCCCGTAGTTGAAGAAATAACACCAACTGTTTTAAATAAAATTCAAAACAGCAAAGAAGAAATTGATCATGTTAAAGAGGGGCTATATCGTGTATATAATGGGTCAAACGGTTCAGCCCGTAGTGCATTTGCGGATGCGAAGTACACAGCTGCAGGTAAAACAGGTACTGCCCAAGTAGTATACTATGGCCCACAAAAAGATAAATACGGTACAGATACAATTAACAATGTTCATGTTGGATTTGCACCATATGAAAATCCTGAAGTGGCCTATGCGGTCATTTTCCCATGGTCTACAACGAACTTCTCTGTTCACTTATCTCAAGCGAACAAAGCAGCTCGAGAAATCTTAGATTACTATTTTGAGTTGAAAGAGAAATATGCTAAAGAAGGTTTAACAACAAGTGACGTTGAAAAACCAATTATTAAACATTCTGATGAAAAATTAGAAGAAGATGAAGAAGAACAAAAAGTAAATGAATAA
- a CDS encoding CrcB family protein, translating to MTMIAVGIGGALGALLRFFIGEAFLTSSIFPYSTLLINWGGSFLFAFLIGKKLFDRSPVIKLGATTGFLGGFTTFSTFSVDGFILFEQQEILLAILYMLLSGIGCVLLSFIGLMLGRKGGIST from the coding sequence ATGACGATGATTGCAGTTGGTATTGGTGGTGCTCTTGGTGCGTTACTTCGATTTTTTATAGGAGAGGCATTTTTGACATCATCGATTTTCCCATATAGTACATTACTCATAAATTGGGGTGGCAGTTTTTTATTTGCCTTTCTAATTGGAAAGAAATTGTTCGATCGAAGTCCCGTTATAAAACTAGGGGCAACAACAGGCTTTTTAGGTGGCTTTACTACATTTTCGACATTTAGTGTAGATGGATTTATATTATTCGAACAGCAGGAAATCTTACTAGCCATTCTTTATATGCTCTTGAGTGGTATTGGCTGCGTGTTACTTAGTTTCATTGGTCTAATGCTTGGTCGTAAAGGAGGAATCTCCACATGA
- a CDS encoding CrcB family protein: protein MIFVAIGGFFGAIGRFTFSEYIKKKLQKPGYFATFIINCIGSLLLGLIFGFELTNAFHQLFAIGFLGAFTTFSTFSFEVVQLVEKRNYQIAIGYLISSICLGVLFAFIGYFLATL, encoded by the coding sequence ATGATTTTTGTTGCAATTGGCGGCTTTTTCGGAGCGATTGGCCGGTTTACATTCAGCGAATATATAAAAAAAAAATTGCAAAAACCCGGCTATTTTGCAACATTCATCATCAACTGTATCGGTTCTTTATTACTTGGACTTATCTTTGGGTTTGAACTAACAAATGCCTTCCACCAACTGTTTGCTATTGGATTTTTAGGTGCGTTTACAACTTTTTCAACTTTTTCGTTTGAAGTGGTTCAACTTGTTGAAAAAAGAAACTATCAAATTGCCATTGGCTATTTAATTAGTTCCATTTGTTTAGGTGTTCTATTTGCCTTTATTGGCTATTTTTTAGCTACTCTATAA
- a CDS encoding universal stress protein, producing MSLTYQNILVAVDGSNEADLAFKRAIQIAINNNGSQLYIVHVIDTRVFAVYESYNRDFAERANELATEKLKGYEQQAVIAGVEKVETIIEYGSPKDIIARDIPNMKQIDLIICGVTGRGGVERFLMGSVSESIVRSAKCDVLVVRNLL from the coding sequence ATGAGTTTAACCTATCAAAATATTTTGGTTGCTGTAGATGGTTCCAATGAGGCTGATTTAGCATTTAAACGAGCAATTCAAATTGCCATTAATAATAACGGCTCGCAATTGTATATTGTTCATGTAATCGATACCCGTGTATTCGCTGTGTATGAATCATACAATCGCGATTTTGCAGAACGAGCAAATGAATTGGCAACGGAAAAGCTAAAAGGCTATGAACAACAGGCGGTAATTGCTGGAGTAGAAAAAGTTGAGACTATCATTGAATATGGATCACCTAAGGACATTATTGCTCGAGATATTCCGAATATGAAACAAATTGATTTAATTATTTGTGGTGTAACGGGAAGAGGGGGAGTTGAACGATTTTTAATGGGCTCGGTGTCAGAATCAATTGTGCGCAGTGCAAAATGTGATGTGCTTGTTGTCCGAAATTTATTATAA
- a CDS encoding superoxide dismutase has product MAYELPKLSYAYDALEPHIDAKTMEIHHTKHHNTYVTNLNAAVEGTEFADKDINELIADINALPADKQTAVRNNGGGHANHSLFWEVIAPGGSNTPVGEVAKAIDAKFGSFEAFKEEFAKAATTRFGSGWAWLIVDGDGVAVTSTPNQDSPVMEGKTPILGLDVWEHAYYLNYQNRRPDYIGGFWNVVNWDVVESKFQAAK; this is encoded by the coding sequence ATGGCTTACGAATTACCAAAATTATCTTACGCTTATGACGCATTAGAACCACATATCGATGCAAAAACAATGGAAATCCATCACACTAAACACCACAACACTTATGTAACAAACTTAAACGCTGCTGTAGAAGGCACTGAGTTTGCGGACAAAGATATCAACGAACTTATCGCTGACATCAACGCTTTACCAGCTGACAAACAAACTGCAGTACGTAACAATGGTGGCGGTCACGCTAACCACTCATTATTCTGGGAAGTAATCGCTCCAGGCGGTTCTAACACTCCAGTAGGCGAAGTAGCTAAAGCTATCGACGCTAAATTCGGTTCTTTCGAAGCTTTCAAAGAAGAGTTCGCTAAAGCTGCAACTACTCGTTTCGGTTCAGGTTGGGCTTGGTTAATCGTTGACGGTGACGGCGTTGCTGTAACTTCAACTCCAAACCAAGACTCTCCAGTAATGGAAGGCAAAACTCCAATTTTAGGCTTAGACGTATGGGAACATGCTTACTACTTAAACTACCAAAACCGTCGTCCAGACTACATCGGTGGTTTCTGGAACGTAGTAAACTGGGACGTAGTAGAATCTAAATTCCAAGCTGCTAAATAA
- a CDS encoding DUF456 domain-containing protein: MDIIAWIIILALFVIAFIGLVYPIIPSVLFLLGGFIAYGLFYSFSDLPWWFWVIELLFVALLFVADSISNWIGVKKFGGSKAGIWGSTIGLLVGPFVIPFAGIIAGPFIGAILGELIFARTNLKQAIKVGVGSVIGFLTSVVTKAVIQIIMIIIFFIAL; the protein is encoded by the coding sequence TTGGATATTATCGCATGGATTATTATACTTGCACTATTTGTTATTGCATTTATTGGATTGGTGTATCCTATTATTCCGTCTGTATTATTTTTACTTGGCGGATTTATTGCCTATGGATTATTTTATAGCTTTAGCGATCTGCCATGGTGGTTCTGGGTTATTGAACTGTTGTTTGTCGCATTATTATTTGTCGCAGATTCGATTTCCAACTGGATCGGCGTAAAAAAGTTCGGTGGTTCAAAAGCGGGTATATGGGGGAGTACCATTGGGTTACTTGTGGGACCATTTGTCATTCCGTTTGCAGGGATTATTGCGGGACCTTTCATTGGCGCGATACTCGGTGAACTCATCTTTGCACGTACAAATTTGAAACAAGCCATTAAAGTTGGTGTTGGCTCTGTAATTGGATTTTTAACATCTGTGGTGACAAAAGCAGTGATTCAGATCATTATGATTATTATCTTTTTTATCGCGCTATAA